In the genome of Streptomyces sp. SLBN-118, the window ACAGCGCGCGGCGGAGGTCGTCCAGTTGGTCGACCAGTTTGCGGCGCAGCGCCGGGAGCATGTCCGTGTTGCGCAGGCACTCCTCGCCCAGGGTCAGCGCCTCCTCGTCCACCGCGTGGAGCGGGAAGGCGTAGCGGCCGGCGGCCTCCGCGATGGCGGGGCCGCGGCGGGCGGCGAGGGCAACCGAGTCCTGGTAGTAGCGGGCGACGTACTCCCGTACCAGATCGGCCTGTTCGGGCTGCCAGAAGCCCTGAGCCGTGGCGGTGAAGAGGTAGTTGGACAGCGTGTCGGTGGTGAACAGGCGCTGCCAGGCCGCCGTCTTCGCCTCGGCAGTGGGCAGCGCGGCGCGGCAACGGGCCGCGCCTTCCTGGCCGGTGGCGCTGGGGTCGCGGTCCAGCTCGGCCGCGATCGCCGCGTCGTCGGTCGCGCCGAGGACTGCGAGGCGATAGAAGATCCGCCAGCGCAGCTCCGGGTCCAGTTCGGGGCCGCCGGGGACGCTGCCGTCGCCGATCCACTCCTGGAGCGTCTCGGGCTGCGCGGCCGCGTCGATGAAGTGGCGTACTGCGGTCAGCCGGAGGCCGGGTTCGCTGCCGTCCTCGGTGCGACGCAGCAGATCGCGGCAGATGCCCCGGATCACGCCGAGCGCGGCGGGCCGCTCCTCGGCGGGGAGGTAGCGGTCGGCGAGCTGGATCGCGGCGAAGGCGAGGACGCCTTGGACGACCGCGAGGTCCGTTTCGCGCGGGAGGTGGGCGCGGGCGGCCTCCAGGTAGGCGGCGGGGGCGAGTTCGCCGTCGCGGACCATGTCGCGGGCGGCGTTCCAGACGACGGTGCGGGTCAGCGGGTCGGGGATGCCGGAGAGGGAGCGTACGGCCGTGTTCCAGGAGGTGGCGTCGAGACGGACCTTGGCGTAACTGGTGTCGCCGTCGTTGAGGACGACGAGGGCCGGGCGGCGGCCGGGGTGGGGGCCGCTCCCGTTCTGCGGGATGTCCAGTTCGAGGCGATCGCGCAGGACGAGCCGGCCGGGGTCCACGGGGTCGGTGTCGTACGCGCCGACGGCGATGCGGTGCGGGCGGCTGCCGTCGCGGGCGACCGTGAGCGACCAGGTGCCCTGGGACTCGGAGACGGTCGGGGTGAGCGTGTCGACGCCGGTCGTACGCAGCCAGGACTCGGCCCAGCCGTGCACGTCGCGGTCTGTGGCGCCCGCCAGCGAGTCGATGAAGTCGGCGAGGGTGGCATTGGCGAACTTGTGCCGGGCGAAGTGGGTGTTGATGCCTGCCAGGAAGTCCTTCTCGCCCAGCCAGGTCACCAGCTGGCGCAGGGCGGAGGCGCCCTTGGCATAGGAGATGCCGTCGAAGTTGAGCATGGCGGACGCGGTGTCGGGGACGGCGTCCGGGTCGGGGGCGACGGGGTGGGTGGAGGGCCGCTGGTCTGCGTCGTAACCCCAGGACTTGCGGCCTATGCCGAAGTCGACCCAGGTGTCGGTGAAGCGGGTGGTCTCGGTGAGGGTCTGGTAGCCCATGTATTCGGCGAAGGACTCATTCAGCCAGATGTCGTCCCACCACCGGAGTGTGACGAGATCGCCGAACCACATGTGGGCCATCTCGTGGGCGATGACCATGGCGCGGGTCTGCCGCTCGGTGTCGGTGACGGCGGAGCGGTAGACGAACTCGTCACGGAAGGTGACGAGGCCCGGGTTCTCCATCGCACCGGCGTTGAACTCGGGCACGAAGGCCTGGTCGTAGGAGTCGAAGGGGTAGGGCTCCTCGAACTTCTCGTGGTACCGGTCGTAGCACTGTCGGGTGATCTCGAGGATCTCGTCGGCGTCCGCGTCCAGGTACGGGGCGAGCGAGCGGCGGCAGTGCAGGCCGAAGGGCAGTCCGGCGTGCTCGGTGCGTACGGAGTACCAGGGGCCCGCGGCCACGGCCACGAAGTAGGTGGCGAGCGGCTGGGTGGGGGCGCAGGTCCACTTGCCGTCGCCCTGGTGGGTAGCGACGCCGTTGCCGAGGACGGTCCAGCCCTCGGGGGCGGTGACGGAGAGCTCGAAGACGGCCTTGAGGTCGGGCTGGTCGAAGGCGGCGAAGACGCGCTGGACGTCCTCCATGAACAGCTGGGTGTAGAGGTAGACCGCGCCGTCGGTGGGGTCGGTGAAGCGGTGCATGCCCTCGCCGGTGCGGGAGTAGCGCATCTGGGCATCGACGTGCAGCTCGTGCTCCCCGGCGCTCAGGCCGGTGAGCGCGAGCCGGTTCTCGAGGAGTGACTCGGGGTCTACGGGCTGTCCGTCGAGGGTGACGGAGCGCAGGACGGCGGGCTTGAGCTCGACGAAGGTGTCCCCGGTGGCGCGGGCCGTGAAGTGGATGACGGTCCGGGAGTCGAAGGTCTCTTCCCCGCCGGTGAGATCGAGGTCGATCGTGTACCGGTGGACGTCGAGGAGCTGGGCTCGGGTCTGCGCTTCGTCGCGCGTCAGTACGGGCATGGGGCCATGCTGCCTGATGGGGGCCGTCCCGCACACGGGGTATCGGGTTCGCTGTCAGCGCACGGGACGGCTGGGACTGAGGAGTCGGACGCGTGGGCGGACGGGTCGCGCTGCTCAGCCCGTACATACGCCACCAGGCCGACGAGGGGGCTGCCTGTTGGCACGCGGCGCGACGCACGGGGCCGTGCACCGGCAGCGCCCACGCCATGGAAGCCGACCGCGGAACTCCTCGTACGGCAGCGCAT includes:
- the pepN gene encoding aminopeptidase N — encoded protein: MPVLTRDEAQTRAQLLDVHRYTIDLDLTGGEETFDSRTVIHFTARATGDTFVELKPAVLRSVTLDGQPVDPESLLENRLALTGLSAGEHELHVDAQMRYSRTGEGMHRFTDPTDGAVYLYTQLFMEDVQRVFAAFDQPDLKAVFELSVTAPEGWTVLGNGVATHQGDGKWTCAPTQPLATYFVAVAAGPWYSVRTEHAGLPFGLHCRRSLAPYLDADADEILEITRQCYDRYHEKFEEPYPFDSYDQAFVPEFNAGAMENPGLVTFRDEFVYRSAVTDTERQTRAMVIAHEMAHMWFGDLVTLRWWDDIWLNESFAEYMGYQTLTETTRFTDTWVDFGIGRKSWGYDADQRPSTHPVAPDPDAVPDTASAMLNFDGISYAKGASALRQLVTWLGEKDFLAGINTHFARHKFANATLADFIDSLAGATDRDVHGWAESWLRTTGVDTLTPTVSESQGTWSLTVARDGSRPHRIAVGAYDTDPVDPGRLVLRDRLELDIPQNGSGPHPGRRPALVVLNDGDTSYAKVRLDATSWNTAVRSLSGIPDPLTRTVVWNAARDMVRDGELAPAAYLEAARAHLPRETDLAVVQGVLAFAAIQLADRYLPAEERPAALGVIRGICRDLLRRTEDGSEPGLRLTAVRHFIDAAAQPETLQEWIGDGSVPGGPELDPELRWRIFYRLAVLGATDDAAIAAELDRDPSATGQEGAARCRAALPTAEAKTAAWQRLFTTDTLSNYLFTATAQGFWQPEQADLVREYVARYYQDSVALAARRGPAIAEAAGRYAFPLHAVDEEALTLGEECLRNTDMLPALRRKLVDQLDDLRRALSVRAG